In Promicromonospora sp. Populi, one genomic interval encodes:
- a CDS encoding fumarylacetoacetate hydrolase family protein: protein MTTPDWTGGAAAALPTDAADAALFGRVHVPGRGPRVVTVRGGEIVDVSDAFPTARALTENADPATALRAAAGPVLGSVDALLANTVPEHRDRTAPWLLSPIDLHVVKAAGVTFPVSMIERVIEERAGGDSSRAEENRATIAAVLGDDLQSLVPGSEEAARLKHYLQEQGLWSQYLEVGIGPDAEVFTKAPVLSTVGTAVDVGVSEISAWNNPEPEVVLVVASQGRIVGATLGNDVNLRDVEGRSALLLPRAKDNNASAALGPFVRLFDDRFTIEHVRSAQVVLRIEGADGFVLDGTSDLGLISRDPESLVAQTLGPHHQYPDGFVLYLGTLFAPTADRDGPGQGFTHHLGDIVRISAPRLGTLVNRVAHSESLPPWTYGIADLIADLAAQHAER, encoded by the coding sequence ATGACCACCCCCGACTGGACGGGCGGTGCCGCAGCGGCGCTGCCCACGGATGCCGCCGACGCCGCGCTGTTCGGTCGAGTGCACGTTCCGGGCAGGGGCCCTCGGGTCGTCACGGTCCGCGGGGGAGAGATCGTGGACGTGTCGGACGCGTTTCCGACGGCACGTGCGCTCACCGAGAACGCCGACCCCGCTACCGCCCTCCGCGCAGCGGCCGGTCCGGTGCTCGGATCTGTCGACGCGCTGCTCGCGAACACCGTGCCCGAGCATCGGGACCGGACAGCGCCGTGGCTGCTCAGCCCGATCGACCTGCATGTCGTGAAGGCGGCCGGAGTCACGTTCCCCGTCTCGATGATCGAGCGGGTGATCGAGGAGCGCGCCGGCGGCGACTCCTCCCGAGCGGAGGAGAACCGGGCCACGATCGCAGCGGTGCTCGGTGACGACCTGCAGTCCCTGGTTCCCGGGTCCGAGGAGGCGGCGCGGCTGAAGCACTACCTCCAGGAGCAGGGACTGTGGAGCCAGTACCTCGAGGTCGGCATCGGCCCGGACGCCGAGGTGTTCACGAAAGCGCCCGTGCTGTCCACGGTCGGCACCGCGGTCGATGTCGGCGTGAGCGAGATCTCCGCCTGGAACAACCCGGAACCGGAGGTCGTGCTCGTCGTCGCCTCGCAGGGCCGGATCGTGGGCGCGACCCTCGGCAACGACGTCAACCTCCGCGATGTCGAGGGCCGGAGCGCACTGCTGCTGCCCCGCGCGAAGGACAACAACGCCTCCGCGGCGCTGGGGCCGTTCGTTCGGCTCTTTGACGACCGATTCACCATCGAGCACGTTCGCTCGGCGCAGGTGGTTCTGCGCATCGAGGGTGCGGACGGCTTTGTGCTGGACGGCACCTCGGACCTGGGCCTCATCAGCCGCGATCCGGAGAGCCTGGTGGCACAGACGCTGGGCCCGCACCATCAGTATCCCGACGGATTTGTGCTGTATCTCGGGACCCTTTTTGCTCCGACGGCCGACCGCGACGGGCCCGGCCAAGGCTTCACGCATCACCTGGGCGACATCGTGCGGATCAGCGCTCCGCGCCTCGGCACGCTGGTGAACCGGGTGGCGCACAGCGAGAGCCTCCCGCCGTGGACCTACGGGATCGCCGACCTGATCGCCGACCTCGCCGCGCAGCACGCGGAGCGCTGA
- a CDS encoding ABC transporter ATP-binding protein — translation MTSALEATGIGKTYYTTDGPLTVLDDLAFHADRGELVSFVGPSGCGKSTLFNVITGLLAPSTGTIRVHGEDTTGRTSPSIGYVLQKDLLFPWRTVMENVILGLEVNGVKKREARLRAARLFETYNLTGFEDKYPASLSGGMKQRAALMRTMVLDPDIILMDEAYKALDYPLKIALESELLQTARAADKTVIFVTHDIEEAVTMSDRVYVMKARPGQIVQEIQVDLGTDSTDINERRLSPRFNDYYELIWRSIGQLPAAA, via the coding sequence ATGACGAGCGCACTCGAGGCGACCGGGATCGGCAAGACCTACTACACGACCGACGGCCCGCTCACGGTGCTCGACGACCTGGCCTTCCACGCCGACCGGGGTGAGCTCGTCTCCTTCGTCGGGCCCAGCGGCTGCGGCAAGTCGACGCTCTTCAACGTGATCACCGGCCTGCTCGCCCCGAGCACCGGGACCATCCGGGTGCACGGGGAGGACACCACCGGCAGGACCTCGCCGTCGATCGGATACGTGCTGCAGAAGGACCTGCTCTTTCCCTGGCGCACCGTGATGGAGAACGTGATCCTCGGTCTCGAGGTCAACGGGGTCAAGAAGCGCGAGGCACGGCTCAGGGCCGCGCGCCTCTTCGAGACCTACAACCTCACCGGCTTCGAGGACAAGTACCCCGCCTCGCTCTCCGGCGGCATGAAACAGCGTGCCGCGCTCATGCGCACCATGGTCCTGGACCCGGACATCATCCTGATGGACGAGGCGTACAAGGCGCTGGACTACCCGCTGAAGATCGCCCTGGAGAGCGAGCTGCTCCAGACCGCGCGCGCCGCGGACAAGACGGTCATCTTCGTCACCCACGACATCGAGGAAGCCGTCACGATGTCGGACCGCGTCTACGTGATGAAGGCCCGCCCCGGTCAGATCGTCCAGGAGATCCAGGTCGACCTCGGCACGGACAGCACCGACATCAACGAACGCAGGCTGTCGCCGCGCTTCAACGACTACTACGAGCTGATCTGGCGCAGCATCGGCCAGCTCCCAGCAGCCGCATGA
- a CDS encoding ABC transporter permease: MTAIAQVAVPHTDRKPVRTGAAPAARPASPARRRIVLHATQVSIVVVLLAAWEIGANTGAVSRFLFASPSMIWEVLRLRIVSGELFVDIGTTTLEVLLGFVVGAVGGSVLGLLLWYSKWVADLTAPFIAAIGAIPVLAIAPMTIIWFGTEITSKVVIVAFSCVVVSLTSSYRGAQRTDTDLLNLMRSFGASRTQTFLKLVVPSAMTWVVSGLKLNVGFAIVGAIVGEYITSDAGVGHMILLGSSNFSVNIVLAGVAVVMVMVLVLTLAVSALERLILNWERS, from the coding sequence ATGACCGCCATCGCACAGGTCGCTGTGCCGCACACCGACCGGAAGCCGGTCCGGACAGGTGCCGCACCTGCCGCCCGACCCGCCTCGCCCGCACGCCGGCGCATCGTCCTCCATGCCACGCAGGTATCGATCGTCGTGGTCCTGCTCGCGGCGTGGGAGATCGGCGCGAACACCGGAGCCGTGAGCCGGTTCCTCTTCGCCAGCCCGAGCATGATCTGGGAGGTGCTGCGGCTGCGCATCGTGTCCGGCGAGCTGTTCGTCGACATCGGCACGACCACCCTTGAGGTCCTGCTCGGCTTCGTCGTCGGCGCGGTCGGCGGCTCGGTGCTCGGGCTGCTGCTCTGGTACTCCAAGTGGGTCGCCGACCTCACCGCCCCGTTCATCGCGGCGATCGGTGCCATCCCGGTCCTGGCCATCGCGCCCATGACCATCATCTGGTTCGGCACCGAGATCACCTCCAAGGTTGTCATCGTCGCGTTCTCCTGCGTGGTCGTGTCGCTCACCTCGTCGTATCGAGGCGCACAGCGCACCGACACCGACCTCCTGAACCTGATGCGCTCGTTCGGCGCGTCGCGCACCCAGACGTTCCTCAAGCTCGTGGTGCCGTCGGCGATGACCTGGGTGGTCTCGGGTCTGAAGCTGAACGTCGGCTTCGCGATCGTCGGCGCGATCGTCGGCGAGTACATCACCTCGGACGCCGGCGTGGGACACATGATCCTGCTCGGTAGCTCCAACTTCAGCGTCAACATCGTGCTCGCCGGAGTCGCCGTGGTGATGGTGATGGTGCTCGTTCTCACCCTTGCCGTCTCGGCCCTTGAGCGGCTCATCCTGAACTGGGAAAGGTCCTGA
- a CDS encoding ABC transporter substrate-binding protein, with product MRHSPLQRALAAATTVTVVVGLSACATSTAASEDSSGTTTVRINQAFQSLLYLPLYVAEEQGYFEEQGVNMEMSTGGGGTQSWAAVIGGSADFSIQDPVFVPKSHENGGEGVVVAAIQDAPTVFIIGSDGTPLQEDLSFLEGKRVVTSPEPDTTWAFMTYLIEQNDLQDVDIVNVAIGNELAAVESGQADYALAVDPQVSQAVTEMGLHSVYSFSANPDWYPFAFSSLTTTQRYLDEHPDAAQGVVTALEQASRYIYSDFEGTVDIAMEYFPDLSRQVVAQSVQNEIDARGYPENVLVTQEAWDHNLEIAEFAGNIVDYPSDSTSYEANVNSELAQNAAAWVDAQ from the coding sequence ATGCGTCACTCCCCGCTCCAGCGAGCGCTCGCCGCAGCTACCACCGTCACCGTCGTGGTCGGCCTCTCGGCCTGCGCCACCAGCACGGCGGCCTCCGAGGACTCCTCCGGAACCACCACCGTCCGCATCAACCAGGCGTTCCAGTCCCTTCTCTACCTGCCCCTGTACGTCGCCGAGGAACAGGGCTACTTCGAGGAGCAGGGCGTCAACATGGAGATGTCGACGGGCGGTGGCGGTACCCAGTCGTGGGCGGCCGTGATCGGCGGCTCCGCCGACTTCTCCATCCAGGACCCGGTGTTCGTACCGAAGTCGCACGAGAACGGCGGCGAGGGAGTGGTCGTCGCTGCCATCCAGGACGCGCCGACGGTCTTCATCATCGGCAGCGACGGCACCCCGCTACAGGAGGACCTGTCCTTCCTCGAGGGCAAGCGTGTCGTCACCAGCCCGGAGCCGGATACCACCTGGGCGTTCATGACCTACCTCATCGAGCAGAACGACCTGCAGGACGTGGACATCGTCAACGTGGCGATCGGCAACGAGCTCGCGGCCGTCGAGAGCGGCCAGGCGGACTACGCCCTCGCGGTGGACCCGCAGGTGAGCCAGGCGGTCACGGAGATGGGACTGCACTCGGTGTACTCCTTCTCCGCCAACCCGGACTGGTACCCCTTCGCGTTCTCCAGCCTGACCACGACGCAGCGCTACCTCGACGAGCACCCCGACGCGGCACAGGGTGTGGTCACCGCGCTCGAGCAGGCATCGCGCTACATCTACTCGGACTTCGAGGGAACGGTCGACATCGCCATGGAGTACTTCCCCGACCTGTCCCGCCAGGTCGTCGCGCAGTCGGTGCAGAACGAGATCGACGCCCGGGGCTACCCGGAGAACGTCCTGGTCACCCAGGAGGCATGGGACCACAACCTGGAGATCGCCGAGTTCGCCGGAAATATCGTCGACTACCCCTCGGACTCGACCTCCTACGAGGCGAACGTGAACTCCGAGCTCGCCCAGAACGCCGCCGCCTGGGTCGACGCGCAATGA
- a CDS encoding amidase — MRNREVSVPELAAASVARIEDTAVVNAFLELDTARALRLAEAYQRLLDDGVDLGPLHGIPLAVKANIDISGVRSSSGSRILAEHHPDQDAAVVGRLKRAGGLMVGTTNMHEFAWGGTTDNPHYGACRNPWDLERIPAGSSGGSGAAAATRSVFAALGTDTGGSVRLPASMNGVTGIRPTIGRVSNAGVLPLAWSMDTVGPIAPSALDCALVLQSIAGYDPADPTTRDVPVEDFLAGIERPLDGLRIAVVDDYSLQGLQPGVEAAFRHALRTFEALGCRIETISLPELEPVVDAQVIIDACEPTAIHLPWLTTRPDDYGLDVRTLLQAGALFSALEYIQAQRYRTHLRGVVAARFQDVDLIATPTIPFTAPLIGEHLVPVDGGHEDTLVGNMKYTALPSMTGMPAISVPCGFDELGLPVGMQLMAAPFQEATLFRAAYGFQRHTAFHTQLPALIAAR, encoded by the coding sequence CTGCGGAACCGCGAGGTCTCCGTACCCGAGCTCGCCGCCGCGTCGGTGGCGAGGATCGAGGACACCGCGGTGGTGAACGCCTTTCTGGAGCTGGACACCGCACGGGCGCTGCGCCTCGCGGAGGCGTACCAGCGCCTGCTCGACGACGGAGTGGACCTCGGGCCGCTCCACGGGATCCCGCTCGCGGTCAAGGCGAACATCGACATCTCGGGTGTGCGCTCGTCGTCCGGCAGCCGGATCCTTGCCGAGCACCACCCGGACCAGGACGCCGCCGTCGTCGGCCGGCTGAAGCGTGCCGGTGGGCTGATGGTGGGCACCACGAACATGCACGAGTTCGCGTGGGGTGGCACGACCGACAACCCGCACTACGGTGCCTGCCGCAACCCCTGGGACCTCGAACGGATCCCTGCCGGGTCGAGTGGCGGCTCAGGAGCCGCCGCGGCCACCCGCAGTGTCTTCGCCGCCCTCGGCACAGATACCGGCGGCTCCGTCCGGCTGCCCGCCTCGATGAACGGCGTCACGGGCATCCGACCGACGATCGGCCGGGTGAGCAACGCCGGTGTGCTGCCGTTGGCCTGGTCGATGGACACCGTCGGGCCGATCGCGCCGTCCGCGCTGGACTGTGCGCTCGTGCTGCAGAGCATCGCCGGGTACGACCCGGCGGACCCCACGACCAGGGACGTCCCCGTCGAGGACTTCCTCGCCGGTATCGAGCGTCCCCTCGACGGCCTGCGGATCGCCGTGGTCGACGACTACTCGCTGCAGGGGTTGCAACCAGGAGTGGAGGCGGCGTTCCGGCACGCCCTGCGTACGTTCGAGGCGCTCGGCTGCCGGATCGAGACCATCTCCCTGCCCGAGCTCGAGCCCGTCGTCGACGCGCAGGTCATCATCGACGCCTGCGAACCGACAGCGATCCACCTGCCCTGGCTCACCACTCGCCCGGACGACTACGGGCTGGACGTGCGCACGCTCCTGCAGGCCGGTGCCTTGTTCAGCGCCCTCGAGTACATCCAGGCGCAGCGCTACCGGACCCACCTGCGCGGCGTCGTCGCCGCGCGGTTCCAGGACGTGGACCTCATCGCGACGCCGACCATCCCGTTCACCGCGCCGCTGATCGGCGAGCACCTCGTACCCGTCGACGGCGGGCACGAGGACACGCTGGTGGGCAACATGAAGTACACGGCCCTGCCCAGCATGACCGGCATGCCCGCCATCAGCGTGCCGTGCGGCTTCGACGAGCTGGGCCTGCCCGTGGGCATGCAGCTCATGGCGGCGCCGTTCCAGGAGGCAACCCTGTTCCGCGCGGCCTATGGCTTCCAGCGCCACACCGCGTTCCACACGCAGCTGCCCGCCCTGATCGCCGCACGCTGA
- a CDS encoding CynX/NimT family MFS transporter: MAPAATRVPTLRPRPGRARAVLLLTGMLLLAMNLRAPIVAVSAVLGRIIEENGLTAFVAGSVTALPVLAFALLTPGAAWLLARIGPDLAFGLTLMGVVAGTGVRSIGSAAMVLAGTVVIGAAITLGNLVVPMLIHRDHPPERRATVTGLYTVAINIGTLLTLVGTVPVADRLGWQLGLLVWTVLALAAGLVWVLAVGPRRAVRPVPAASPEHPQPGGPGAPTGGPGAPTARRARVDRATTWRVPLLTVTFGAQAFAYYAVTAWLPELLTDLVGLPPAQSGAGAALFQVFAVVGGLGVPLLSRRLPPWVPMSLLALCWVAVPAGLLLDPELWPLWLAAGGVAQGGVFTLVFVVVVWTADSAARSARSSATIQSIGYGIGATGPTLMGLVLDRSGGWTVPLLMVLAATMALATAGLLAVRGLRPVMAAADPGGTKEP, translated from the coding sequence GTGGCGCCGGCAGCAACCCGGGTGCCGACGCTTCGTCCGCGGCCGGGCCGGGCCCGGGCCGTACTGCTCCTGACCGGCATGCTGCTGCTCGCGATGAACCTGCGCGCGCCGATCGTGGCCGTGTCAGCCGTGCTCGGGCGCATCATCGAGGAGAACGGGCTCACCGCGTTCGTGGCGGGCAGCGTCACGGCGCTGCCCGTGCTCGCGTTCGCCCTGCTCACCCCAGGGGCGGCGTGGCTGCTCGCCCGGATCGGACCCGACCTGGCATTCGGTTTGACGCTGATGGGCGTCGTCGCCGGGACCGGGGTCCGGTCGATCGGCAGCGCCGCGATGGTGCTGGCCGGAACCGTGGTGATCGGTGCCGCCATAACCCTGGGCAACCTGGTGGTGCCCATGCTCATCCACCGGGACCACCCGCCCGAACGCCGGGCGACGGTCACCGGCCTGTACACGGTGGCCATCAACATCGGCACTCTCCTGACGCTCGTCGGCACCGTGCCGGTCGCGGACCGCCTCGGCTGGCAGCTCGGCCTGCTCGTCTGGACAGTCCTCGCGCTCGCGGCGGGCCTCGTCTGGGTCCTGGCCGTCGGCCCCCGCCGTGCCGTCCGTCCGGTTCCGGCGGCATCACCCGAGCACCCGCAGCCCGGCGGGCCCGGTGCACCGACCGGCGGGCCCGGTGCACCGACCGCTCGGCGTGCCCGCGTCGATCGCGCCACGACCTGGCGGGTGCCACTGCTCACGGTCACCTTCGGCGCGCAGGCATTCGCCTACTACGCCGTGACCGCCTGGCTGCCGGAGCTGCTCACCGACCTCGTAGGACTGCCTCCGGCCCAGTCCGGCGCCGGCGCAGCCCTCTTCCAGGTGTTCGCGGTCGTCGGTGGTCTCGGTGTGCCGCTGCTCAGCCGGCGCCTGCCGCCCTGGGTACCCATGAGCCTGCTCGCGCTGTGCTGGGTCGCAGTCCCGGCAGGCCTCCTCCTCGACCCCGAGCTCTGGCCCCTGTGGCTCGCCGCGGGCGGCGTGGCACAGGGCGGCGTGTTCACCCTGGTCTTCGTGGTCGTCGTCTGGACCGCCGACTCCGCCGCCCGGTCCGCGCGATCGTCCGCGACGATCCAGAGCATCGGCTACGGCATCGGGGCCACCGGACCGACCCTGATGGGCCTCGTGCTCGATCGGTCGGGAGGCTGGACCGTGCCGCTGCTCATGGTGCTCGCCGCCACCATGGCGCTCGCGACGGCGGGACTGCTCGCCGTCCGCGGCCTGCGACCGGTCATGGCGGCGGCCGATCCGGGCGGGACGAAGGAGCCGTAG
- a CDS encoding GntR family transcriptional regulator — protein MPVIDYLGRRHHRARLVRDVLRSDIIVGAWADRLLPSEDELAKQFDVGRNVIRASLNMLVQENLLRRIPGRGTQATSHIVVHQLNTLRAIAEGDEAGADLPVYEQLHWGPVSATAPVAKRLGVPAGTEILLWERLTRGQVPMVLWSSFIRSDLGLSAPDPHGPAQREGTFAFFESFGLDVGRAIVHTGAAQADEAVAELLEVAPGTTLLVHVRQTLLRDGTPIEVATGYHRPDQMVFVNSFERVKPPAS, from the coding sequence GTGCCCGTCATCGACTATCTGGGCAGACGCCACCACCGGGCACGCCTCGTGCGCGACGTGCTCAGGTCCGACATCATCGTCGGGGCCTGGGCCGACCGGCTGCTACCCAGCGAGGACGAGCTGGCCAAGCAGTTCGACGTGGGGCGCAACGTCATCCGCGCCTCCCTGAACATGCTCGTCCAGGAGAACCTGCTTCGGCGTATCCCTGGTCGCGGAACCCAGGCCACGTCGCACATCGTGGTCCATCAGCTGAACACGCTGCGAGCGATCGCGGAGGGCGACGAGGCCGGCGCGGACCTTCCCGTGTACGAGCAGCTGCACTGGGGCCCCGTCAGCGCGACGGCGCCCGTCGCGAAACGGCTCGGCGTCCCGGCCGGCACCGAGATCCTGCTGTGGGAACGGCTCACGCGCGGCCAGGTTCCCATGGTGCTGTGGTCCTCGTTCATCCGTTCCGACCTGGGGCTCAGCGCTCCGGACCCGCACGGCCCGGCGCAGCGCGAGGGCACCTTCGCCTTCTTCGAGTCGTTCGGCCTGGACGTGGGTCGCGCCATCGTGCACACAGGCGCCGCCCAGGCCGACGAAGCGGTCGCGGAGCTGCTCGAGGTCGCGCCAGGCACGACGCTGCTCGTGCACGTACGCCAGACGCTGCTGCGCGACGGCACACCGATCGAGGTGGCCACGGGCTACCACCGCCCGGACCAGATGGTGTTCGTCAACAGCTTCGAGCGCGTCAAGCCACCGGCGAGCTGA
- a CDS encoding glycosyltransferase, which produces MQIHQGEPAAHDDARPEIDPHLGLDLRPETTVQRLDLSVSVVIPAHNEEPTIAAVVTEAFASLDRLGVEGEVIVAASGCTDKTAENARLAGARVVDAPIGKGAALKAGVDLADGGVVCAVDGDVRYYGDPPLVELLVGPILEGLADATITDLYWRPLYPQLWMCGFFAPLAGRLYPELLPKVGNTPWSGQRAALRHLWPAELPDDFTVDLALLLHWNRAAQRLRPVLAGDWVNPQRPKPDLMRTELDLLISSAVGDGRFDPNARAALEAWFDQTHRLMARYAPGVDDPQEFEARILERALTSLPDHLGTGA; this is translated from the coding sequence ATGCAGATCCACCAGGGCGAGCCCGCCGCACACGACGACGCCCGCCCGGAGATCGACCCGCACCTCGGCCTCGATCTCCGCCCCGAGACGACCGTGCAGCGCCTCGACCTGTCGGTCAGCGTCGTGATCCCCGCGCACAACGAGGAGCCGACGATCGCGGCCGTCGTCACCGAGGCGTTCGCGAGCCTGGACCGCCTCGGCGTCGAGGGCGAGGTGATCGTGGCTGCCAGCGGGTGCACGGACAAGACCGCCGAGAACGCGCGGCTGGCCGGCGCCCGGGTGGTCGACGCGCCGATCGGCAAGGGCGCGGCGCTCAAGGCCGGAGTCGACCTGGCCGACGGCGGGGTGGTGTGCGCCGTCGACGGCGACGTGCGCTACTACGGGGACCCGCCGCTGGTCGAACTGCTCGTCGGGCCCATCCTCGAAGGCCTTGCCGATGCCACGATCACCGACCTGTACTGGCGCCCCCTGTACCCGCAGCTCTGGATGTGCGGGTTCTTCGCGCCGCTCGCGGGTCGGCTCTACCCCGAGCTGCTGCCCAAGGTCGGCAACACGCCCTGGTCCGGGCAGCGGGCCGCGCTGCGCCACCTCTGGCCGGCCGAACTGCCCGACGACTTCACCGTCGACCTCGCCCTGCTCCTGCACTGGAACCGTGCGGCACAGCGGCTGAGGCCCGTCCTGGCCGGCGACTGGGTCAACCCCCAGCGGCCCAAGCCGGACCTGATGCGCACCGAGCTCGACCTGCTGATCAGTAGCGCCGTCGGCGACGGACGCTTCGATCCGAACGCCCGTGCCGCGCTGGAGGCGTGGTTCGATCAGACGCACCGCCTGATGGCGCGGTACGCACCCGGCGTCGACGATCCCCAGGAGTTCGAAGCGCGCATCCTTGAGCGAGCGCTGACCAGCCTGCCCGACCACCTCGGAACCGGAGCCTGA
- a CDS encoding Gfo/Idh/MocA family protein, protein MSTAFGGSYSPDSIPAPVVGPGELTFAAIGLDHGHIYGMCNGLIDAGATLKAVYDPDPAKVAAFVAKFPQAQAARMEAEILADDDVRLVAGAAVTSERAALGIRVMDAGKDYFTDKAPLTTLDQLAAAREAVARTGRKYAVYYSERIHVETAVFASQLIESGAIGRVVQVLGTGPHRLSAGSRPDWFFEKEKYGGILCDIGSHQIEQILHYTGALDGAVAHSQIANYNNPDHPELDDFGDAMLTLDNGATGYFRCDWFTPDGLQTWGDGRTFILGTEGFIEQRKYLNIGTQDGPGHLYLANGEQEKHFDVHGKVGYPFFGQLVLDCLERTENAMTQEHAFKAAELAVRAQLGAVDLVARPGA, encoded by the coding sequence ATGAGCACAGCGTTTGGCGGCAGCTACTCCCCCGACTCGATCCCCGCGCCCGTCGTCGGACCGGGCGAGCTCACCTTCGCCGCGATCGGCCTGGACCACGGCCATATCTACGGCATGTGCAACGGCCTGATCGACGCGGGCGCGACCCTCAAGGCGGTCTACGACCCCGACCCCGCCAAGGTGGCCGCATTCGTGGCGAAGTTCCCCCAGGCACAGGCCGCACGGATGGAGGCGGAGATCCTGGCAGACGACGACGTCCGCCTGGTCGCCGGCGCCGCCGTGACCTCCGAGCGCGCCGCCCTGGGCATCCGCGTGATGGACGCCGGCAAGGACTACTTCACCGACAAGGCCCCGCTGACAACCCTCGACCAGCTCGCCGCGGCCCGCGAGGCGGTGGCCCGCACTGGCCGCAAGTACGCCGTCTACTACTCCGAGCGCATCCACGTGGAGACGGCGGTGTTCGCGTCCCAGCTGATCGAGTCGGGCGCCATCGGGCGTGTCGTCCAGGTGCTGGGCACCGGGCCGCACCGCCTCTCGGCGGGCTCGCGCCCCGACTGGTTCTTCGAGAAGGAGAAGTACGGCGGCATCCTGTGCGACATCGGCAGCCATCAGATCGAGCAGATCCTGCACTACACGGGGGCCTTGGACGGCGCGGTCGCCCACAGCCAGATCGCCAACTACAACAACCCGGACCACCCCGAGCTGGACGACTTCGGCGACGCGATGCTCACCCTGGACAACGGGGCCACGGGCTACTTCCGCTGCGACTGGTTCACGCCGGACGGGCTGCAGACGTGGGGCGACGGCCGCACGTTCATCCTCGGCACCGAGGGGTTCATCGAGCAGCGCAAGTACCTGAACATCGGCACGCAGGACGGGCCCGGCCACCTGTACTTGGCCAACGGTGAGCAGGAGAAGCACTTCGACGTGCACGGCAAGGTCGGTTACCCGTTCTTCGGCCAGCTTGTGCTCGACTGCCTGGAGCGCACCGAGAACGCCATGACCCAGGAGCACGCCTTCAAGGCCGCGGAGCTCGCGGTGCGGGCGCAGCTGGGGGCCGTCGACCTGGTGGCCCGGCCGGGCGCGTGA
- a CDS encoding Gfo/Idh/MocA family protein has translation MLNVALVGTGHISSTHLRAYLRFPERCRIVALCDIVPARAEAKKREHGLDDAVVVASHAELLGRDDIDLVSVCTPPSTHTQITVDLLRAGTNVVVEKPMAPSLAECDAMLAAERVSGKRLSVIAQNRFRDDIATLKEALDSGLLGPVAHLRTDSAWWRGLPYYDLSWRGTWQSEGGGPTLNHAIHHIDLVLWLLGSPEAVAAIMTNAWHDNAEVEDLSVALLKYDRAIAQLTSSVVHHGEVQEIVVQGRDASVAQPWAVHAEATQPNGFPTSEGNTGLVEQLEALATAHRALPHLGHTGQIDDVLTALETGRPPAIGGEDGRRTVEVVTAIYQAAIERRTVDLPIPAGSPYYTGDGVLDNAPRYFAKSRSVDDLQGTISVGGEPGTSRTATKEHR, from the coding sequence ATGCTGAACGTCGCCCTAGTGGGCACCGGGCACATCTCGAGCACGCACCTGCGGGCCTATCTCCGGTTCCCCGAACGCTGCCGCATCGTCGCCCTGTGCGACATCGTGCCGGCCAGGGCAGAGGCGAAGAAGCGGGAGCACGGGCTCGACGACGCGGTGGTCGTCGCCTCGCACGCCGAGCTGCTGGGCCGGGACGACATCGACCTGGTGAGCGTGTGCACCCCGCCGTCGACCCACACGCAGATCACCGTGGACCTGCTGCGGGCCGGGACGAACGTCGTCGTCGAGAAGCCCATGGCGCCGTCGCTCGCCGAGTGCGACGCGATGCTCGCCGCGGAGCGCGTCAGCGGCAAGCGGCTGTCGGTGATCGCGCAGAACCGCTTCCGCGACGACATCGCCACCCTCAAGGAAGCGCTGGACTCCGGCCTGCTGGGACCGGTCGCGCACCTGCGGACCGACTCGGCCTGGTGGCGCGGCCTGCCGTACTACGACCTGTCCTGGCGCGGCACGTGGCAGTCCGAGGGCGGCGGGCCCACCCTCAACCACGCGATCCACCACATCGACCTGGTGCTCTGGCTGCTGGGCTCGCCCGAGGCGGTGGCCGCGATCATGACCAACGCCTGGCACGACAACGCCGAGGTCGAAGACCTGTCGGTGGCGCTCCTGAAGTACGACCGCGCCATCGCGCAGCTGACGAGCTCGGTGGTGCATCACGGGGAGGTGCAGGAGATCGTCGTCCAGGGCCGGGACGCCTCGGTGGCTCAGCCCTGGGCGGTGCACGCCGAGGCCACGCAGCCCAACGGGTTCCCGACGTCCGAGGGCAACACCGGCCTGGTCGAGCAGCTCGAAGCCCTCGCGACGGCGCACCGCGCGCTGCCCCACCTGGGGCACACCGGGCAGATCGACGACGTGCTCACCGCACTGGAGACCGGCCGCCCGCCGGCGATCGGCGGTGAGGACGGCCGGCGTACCGTCGAGGTCGTCACCGCCATCTACCAGGCGGCGATCGAGCGCCGGACCGTCGACCTGCCCATCCCGGCCGGCAGCCCCTACTACACGGGTGATGGGGTGCTGGACAACGCCCCCCGCTACTTCGCCAAGAGCCGCTCGGTCGACGATCTCCAGGGCACCATCTCGGTGGGCGGCGAGCCCGGCACCTCCCGAACCGCGACGAAAGAGCACCGATGA